AACATGGGTGACCGTTCCGGTAACAAAATCGTTAACGCGTTCGTTCCGCTCTCAGAAATGTTCGGTTACTCTACCGACCTTCGTTCGGCAACTCAGGGTCGCGCAAGCTACTCTATGGAATTCGATCACTACGAAGAAGTTCCACGCAACGTTGCGGACGAAATCATCAAAAAACGTAACAGCTAAGGCCGTTACGCCCCTTTTTGCGCCCCCGGGCGCATTTCTTTCCTCTTTTATTCAACTCTCCAGGAACTTTCCATCAGCAACAGATCGCCGCTGTAAATACGTCCGACAAATTCATCTCCGAGATTGTACGATGCTACCCCTTTGGGCGTGCCGCTCATGATGATATCACCGTCTTCGAAACTCATGAAACTTTTGATCTCCTCGATCATATCAAGCGGTTTGTAGATCATCAACTCATAGGTCGCTTCCTGCGCTAAGGCGCCGTTGATGTGGAGCGTCATGCGAAGGGATTCGAGCGGCCCGCTGAAAGGGACGAACTCTCCCAGTACCGCCGAACCGTCGAACCCTTTGGCCCGTTCCCACGGCAAACCCTTGGTTTTTAGGTGGTTTTGTATCTGTGCTTTGGTGAGGTCAAGGCCGAAACCGACTCCCGCGATCGCCCCGCCCATCATCAGAAAGCAGATCTCCCCTTCGAAGCGAGTATCGTCGGAGATGAAGCGGAGCGTACCCGTGACGGCGGAGTTGGGCTTGTTGAAAACGACCATCGACGAGGGGATCTCGTTCCCCAGCTCATGGATGTGCTCGACGTAGTTGCGGCCGATGCAGACCACTTTGGACGGGGTGCATAGCCGCTCGGCAAAACGGACGGTATTCATGTTGATCTCGCATTAATAGTCTATTGAATTCTTCGTGGTATGATAGCGTATCTATTGAAGGAGTTTTCATGCGTCAATTTTCCCCTTTATACCGGATCTGGCACTGGCTGCAGGCGGTTGCCGTGTTCGGGCTGTTTATCACGGTTGTATTGCGGATGAGCGTCATGCACAAGGAACAGATCGGAGGGATCGTTCAGGCCAAACTGGCCGAAATCGGGACGATAATCACGGACGAGCAGGCGGTGATGATCGGCAAGGCGGTGCGCGCGCCGATGTGGGACTGGCATATTTATCTGGGGATTGCGGTAGCGGTGTTGCTGGTAGTGCGGATCGCGATGGTACTGAAAAACGGATTCGGATTCGACGACAACCCCGCCATGCAAAAAGTCTACACGCTGTACAAACTTTTTTACGGGGTTTTGGCGGCGATGTCGCTCAGCGGGCTGGTATTGTACTGGAAGCTGGCCGGGGAGGGCAAAGAGATCGTCGAGAGCGTCCATATGTATCTGGGCTGGAGTGTGTTCGCGTTTATGGCAATCCATATCGCGGGAGTCGTCCTTGCGGAAAAAAGTGATCAGGGCGGCCTGGTTTCACGGATGAT
The window above is part of the Campylobacterota bacterium genome. Proteins encoded here:
- a CDS encoding fumarylacetoacetate hydrolase family protein, with translation MNTVRFAERLCTPSKVVCIGRNYVEHIHELGNEIPSSMVVFNKPNSAVTGTLRFISDDTRFEGEICFLMMGGAIAGVGFGLDLTKAQIQNHLKTKGLPWERAKGFDGSAVLGEFVPFSGPLESLRMTLHINGALAQEATYELMIYKPLDMIEEIKSFMSFEDGDIIMSGTPKGVASYNLGDEFVGRIYSGDLLLMESSWRVE
- a CDS encoding cytochrome b/b6 domain-containing protein, producing the protein MRQFSPLYRIWHWLQAVAVFGLFITVVLRMSVMHKEQIGGIVQAKLAEIGTIITDEQAVMIGKAVRAPMWDWHIYLGIAVAVLLVVRIAMVLKNGFGFDDNPAMQKVYTLYKLFYGVLAAMSLSGLVLYWKLAGEGKEIVESVHMYLGWSVFAFMAIHIAGVVLAEKSDQGGLVSRMISGRD